In Capsicum annuum cultivar UCD-10X-F1 chromosome 11, UCD10Xv1.1, whole genome shotgun sequence, one genomic interval encodes:
- the LOC107846840 gene encoding RING-H2 finger protein ATL47, protein MSWEKYVLLNNIHSISSCCPQKESFTPPPSSTSSSGNKISPAVLFIIVILAVIFFISGVLHLLVRYLMKNRWSSSQSNNRDPEMSDSGGAYQRQLQQLFHLHDSGLDQAFIDALPVFLYKEIVGLKEPFDCAVCLCEFSEQDELRLLPLCSHAFHISCIDTWLMSNSTCPLCRGVLFTPDFCIENPIFCFDDSIRDECDGVGVGVSPGPKPNEDIDSTISSRRVFSVRLGKFKNTNNGLLENGKREMGETSNSNLDSRRCFSMGSFQYVVDDSELQVALCPNSGKNHGVDGGGQLMRGIVKGKSGQNGSCANDGDNYGKRINIGNRGESFSVSKIWLWSKKDKFHNSADNVSLPWADHRTQPV, encoded by the coding sequence ATGTCTTGGGAAAAATATGTTCTTTTGAACAATATTCATTCAATTTCATCTTGTTGTCCTCAGAAAGAATCCTttacaccaccaccatcatcaacatcatcatctgGTAATAAAATTAGTCCAGCTGTTCTTTTTATCATAGTAATACTAGCagtcatattttttatttctggTGTGTTACATTTGTTAGTTAgatatttgatgaaaaataggTGGTCTTCTTCACAATCTAACAATAGAGACCCTGAAATGTCTGATTCTGGTGGTGCCTATCAAAGGCAGTTACAACAACTTTTTCATTTACATGATTCAGGTTTAGATCAGGCTTTTATTGATGCACTTCCTGTGTTTCTTTATAAAGAAATTGTTGGTCTGAAAGAGCCATTTGATTGTGCTGTTTGTTTATGTGAGTTTTCGGAGCAAGATGAATTGAGGCTGCTACCTTTGTGTAGTCATGCTTTTCATATAAGTTGTATAGATACTTGGTTGATGTCGAACTCAACTTGTCCACTTTGTAGAGGGGTTCTTTTTACACctgatttttgtattgaaaatCCAATCTTTTGCTTTGATGATTCCATAAGAGATGAATGTGATGGCGTTGGTGTTGGTGTTTCGCCTGGTCCAAAACCAAATGAGGATATAGATAGTACTATAAGTTCAAGAAGGGTGTTTTCTGTGAGACTTGGTAAATTCAAGAATACAAACAATGGTCTTTTGGAAAATGGGAAAAGGGAAATGGGAGAGACTAGCAATAGTAATTTGGATTCAAGAAGATGTTTTTCAATGGGATCTTTCCAATATGTGGTGGATGATTCAGAACTGCAAGTGGCATTGTGTCCAAATAGTGGTAAAAATCATGGTGTAGATGGTGGTGGTCAATTGATGAGGGGAATTGTGAAAGGGAAAAGTGGACAAAATGGAAGTTGTGCAAATGATGGAGACAATTATGGGAAAAGAATAAACATTGGAAATAGAGGGGAGAGTTTTTCTGTTTCCAAGATTTGGTTATGGTCCAAGAAGGATAAATTTCATAATTCTGCAGACAATGTAAGTTTGCCATGGGCTGATCATAGGACTCAACCTGTTTGA